A part of Oxyura jamaicensis isolate SHBP4307 breed ruddy duck chromosome 23 unlocalized genomic scaffold, BPBGC_Ojam_1.0 oxy23_random_OJ89725, whole genome shotgun sequence genomic DNA contains:
- the LOC118158269 gene encoding protein eva-1 homolog B-like encodes MESRKQDMELLSNSMAAYAHIRANPESFGLYFVLGVCFGLVLTLCLLVLRISCRPRTHRPPRPRSGPPDLSEDDDDEDDEDEEEEDTIDRAASESLLPVTEIPLESHGPGDGALPINVFASAEELERAQRLEERERIIREIWRNGQPDILGTGTLGRVHYY; translated from the exons ATGGAGAGCCGCAAGCAGGACATGGAGCTGCTGAGCAACAGCATGGCCGCGTACGCACACATCCGAG CCAACCCCGAGAGCTTCGGGCTCTACTTCGTGCTGGGCGTCTGCTTCGGGCTGGTGCTGACCCTGTGCCTGCTGGTGCTGCGCATCTCCTGCCGGCCCCGCACCcaccgcccgccccggccccggtcTGGCCCGCCGGACCTCAGCGAGGACGACGACGATGAGGATGAtgaggacgaggaggaggaggacaccaTCGACCGCGCCGCCTCCGAGTCGCTGCTGCCGGTGACCGAGATCCCGCTGGAGAGCCACGGCCCCGGGGACGGCGCGCTGCCCATCAACGTCTTCGCCTCGGCTGAGGAGCTGGAGCGGGCGCAGCGGCTGGAGGAGCGCGAGCGCATCATCCGTGAGATCTGGCGCAACGGGCAGCCCGACATCCTGGGCACCGGCACCCTGGGCCGCGTGCACTACTACTGA